The following coding sequences are from one Parabacteroides pacaensis window:
- a CDS encoding YkvA family protein translates to MSESKKIKTMLDHLKAKASEKDVDRINQRLGTMRKGTLRKRWGEVLLLWGLARDKNAPWFSKATAIAGLLYVIIPFDVIPDVIPFLGLTDDVAAVAMAVATLGIVLNKYKKSRQEVKSH, encoded by the coding sequence ATGAGTGAAAGCAAGAAGATAAAGACGATGTTGGATCATCTCAAGGCTAAAGCCTCAGAGAAAGATGTAGATAGAATTAACCAAAGGTTAGGGACGATGCGAAAAGGTACACTTCGGAAGAGGTGGGGAGAGGTGCTATTACTTTGGGGACTGGCAAGGGATAAAAATGCACCTTGGTTTTCCAAAGCAACGGCTATTGCGGGATTGCTATATGTAATTATTCCTTTTGATGTGATTCCGGATGTAATTCCTTTTTTAGGGTTGACGGATGATGTGGCGGCTGTCGCAATGGCTGTTGCAACGTTGGGAATTGTATTAAATAAGTATAAAAAATCCAGACAAGAGGTGAAGTCTCATTGA
- a CDS encoding OmpA family protein, which produces MRHMNLIPILLLCIAVILSGCGASKTVKGAGIGVGAGGAVGAGIGALAGNTALGAVLGAAVGGTAGALIGKKMDKQKKELEQSVPDATIEAVNNGEALKVTFDSGILFATNSSTLSEASKSALRNFATSLKQNPDTDIKIIGFTDNTGKVDYNQLLSEKRARSVYDYLLGQGVSADRMSYEGRGVHDPVADNNTPEGRALNRRVEIVIMANEKMIQEAQQGTLK; this is translated from the coding sequence ATGAGACACATGAATTTGATTCCTATTTTACTTCTTTGCATAGCTGTAATATTAAGCGGTTGCGGAGCTAGTAAGACCGTAAAAGGCGCGGGCATAGGCGTAGGAGCCGGAGGTGCTGTAGGAGCCGGTATAGGTGCATTGGCTGGTAATACGGCATTAGGTGCTGTTCTGGGTGCTGCCGTGGGTGGTACGGCTGGTGCTTTGATTGGTAAAAAAATGGATAAACAGAAAAAAGAATTGGAGCAGTCGGTTCCGGATGCTACTATTGAAGCTGTCAATAACGGAGAAGCATTAAAAGTTACTTTTGATTCGGGAATCTTGTTTGCTACTAATTCAAGTACCTTAAGTGAAGCTTCAAAAAGTGCATTGCGTAACTTTGCAACTAGTTTGAAACAGAATCCGGATACGGATATAAAGATTATCGGTTTTACGGATAATACGGGAAAAGTAGATTATAATCAACTTCTTTCGGAAAAACGGGCCAGAAGTGTATACGATTATTTGTTGGGACAAGGAGTTAGTGCCGATCGTATGAGTTATGAAGGCCGCGGTGTACATGATCCGGTTGCTGATAATAATACGCCGGAAGGTCGCGCATTGAATCGTCGGGTAGAAATCGTTATTATGGCGAATGAAAAAATGATTCAAGAAGCTCAACAAGGAACTTTAAAATAA